One window from the genome of Acinetobacter sp. ANC 7912 encodes:
- a CDS encoding phospholipase D family protein yields MAIAPRSKADLPMVNSKRNIQYKSAVLLSCSLVLGIPACSTLPHRGEVASHMAFETDTSQTSLSKIVQPLRDQNIGLTGYHVLYDPLEALAARMQLINKAEKTLDLQYYIWDNDRIGAMALYSIIQAADRGVKVRILIDDNNAKKMEGIYLALDQHQNIDVRLYNPYRFRKHRAMDMVLDLKRINRRMHNKSFIADNQISLIGGRNMSNQYYNVSDAYQFSDVDVMLVGAASDEIIHSFDEYWNDDYAYPVRDIVNHHQHTLRYESLKQQLEKHQQDPRVTNYLDLANRSKAFDKWLEQNIQLDWVEAEVVKDHPSKIRSKSKKEDHLNFQLVQHLEKPEQSVDIVSAYFVPEKEGAERLKKLARENVKVRVLTNSYQANDVPVVHAFYSKYRKDLLKNNVQLYEFLAAPEAANLNSNTYEIADKAKVSLKGLSRSSLHAKLMALDEKQVFIGSFNLDPRSAYLNTEIGVLLNSPSLAHKVHQTMDQNLSKYAYKLVLDANDKINWKIKQANGEIHTLEKEPKMKWYNKALVTFLSWLPLEGFM; encoded by the coding sequence ATGGCGATTGCTCCCCGTTCCAAGGCCGACCTGCCCATGGTCAATTCCAAGCGTAACATTCAATATAAAAGTGCTGTTTTATTGAGTTGCAGCCTTGTTTTGGGAATTCCTGCCTGTAGTACTTTGCCACATCGCGGCGAAGTTGCATCACATATGGCCTTTGAGACAGATACATCCCAAACTAGTTTGTCGAAAATCGTACAGCCTTTACGGGACCAAAATATTGGTCTCACCGGTTACCATGTTCTCTATGACCCACTAGAAGCACTCGCTGCCCGCATGCAGCTGATTAATAAAGCTGAAAAGACTTTAGACTTGCAATATTACATCTGGGACAATGACCGGATTGGTGCTATGGCGCTATATAGCATCATTCAAGCTGCAGACCGTGGCGTCAAAGTACGTATCCTGATTGATGACAACAATGCCAAGAAAATGGAAGGTATCTATCTAGCACTAGATCAGCACCAGAACATTGATGTACGGCTTTATAACCCCTACCGTTTCCGTAAGCATCGTGCCATGGATATGGTTTTGGATCTGAAACGCATCAACCGCCGTATGCACAACAAGAGCTTTATTGCCGACAACCAGATCTCTCTGATCGGTGGACGTAATATGAGCAACCAGTATTACAATGTCAGTGATGCTTACCAGTTCTCAGATGTCGATGTGATGCTGGTCGGTGCTGCCTCTGATGAAATTATCCATTCCTTTGATGAATACTGGAACGATGATTATGCCTATCCAGTACGGGACATCGTTAATCATCACCAGCATACCCTGCGCTACGAAAGCCTAAAACAGCAATTGGAAAAGCATCAACAGGATCCACGTGTGACCAATTACCTGGATTTAGCGAATCGTTCTAAAGCCTTTGATAAATGGTTGGAGCAAAATATCCAGCTCGATTGGGTCGAAGCTGAAGTGGTCAAAGATCACCCAAGCAAGATCCGGTCTAAATCCAAAAAAGAAGATCATTTAAATTTTCAGCTTGTACAGCATTTAGAAAAACCTGAGCAGAGTGTAGATATTGTCTCTGCCTATTTTGTACCAGAAAAAGAAGGTGCTGAACGGCTAAAAAAACTCGCCCGAGAAAATGTCAAAGTTCGGGTTCTCACCAATTCCTATCAAGCCAATGACGTACCTGTGGTTCATGCCTTCTATAGCAAATACCGTAAGGATCTACTCAAAAATAATGTGCAGCTCTATGAATTTCTTGCTGCGCCTGAAGCTGCGAATTTAAACTCGAATACCTATGAAATTGCTGACAAAGCGAAAGTCAGCTTAAAGGGCTTAAGTCGTTCTAGTCTGCACGCTAAACTCATGGCATTGGATGAAAAACAGGTGTTTATTGGCTCTTTTAACTTGGATCCACGTTCTGCCTATCTTAATACTGAAATTGGGGTATTGCTCAATAGCCCTTCCTTAGCTCACAAAGTACACCAGACCATGGATCAGAACTTAAGCAAATACGCTTATAAACTAGTTTTAGATGCTAATGATAAGATTAACTGGAAAATCAAACAGGCCAATGGCGAAATTCACACCTTGGAAAAAGAACCGAAAATGAAGTGGTATAATAAAGCACTGGTGACATTCCTCTCTTGGTTGCCACTTGAAGGGTTTATGTAA
- the filE gene encoding putative pilus assembly protein FilE, translating to MIRKGVWLKTVLVLGLVPISVSVSAKEFVTIIGPDGRPMVVPPPTGTKDKKAKAVVSQQSTVNQQESHQALSVPKVQPKTSAILGDTAAQKINTVVQPVQPVQPVQPVQPVQPVQPVQPVQPVQPVQPVQPVQPVQPVQPVITQKSTAEVQEQQSQPRSGISQVDGVEYVDSEYLEAKEFNLEGKKRFYTMPEGIVDKNLGSVRFQNVEREKGVGQSTLKALFQKSTQQDVPIILAQTYYRVSGDETIESLGQRCFSGKKLKKSKKLALKKEVSLWPRAPITKDEFDYEVVAVDAGIKNIQLKSFASSQNKPVFYWPFTVFLDHKGCVLEGAGGFKNQDGQGNYFQYESIEGILQIPEQTAYVLLTPLASAIDVEDKMLSNQGQLKLTAIR from the coding sequence ATGATTAGAAAGGGTGTATGGTTAAAGACAGTATTGGTGCTAGGTTTAGTGCCAATATCTGTTTCTGTGTCAGCAAAAGAGTTCGTCACAATTATTGGACCGGATGGTCGGCCGATGGTTGTTCCTCCTCCAACAGGTACTAAAGATAAAAAAGCAAAAGCTGTTGTATCTCAACAATCAACAGTGAATCAACAAGAAAGCCATCAAGCTCTATCTGTTCCGAAAGTTCAACCTAAAACATCTGCGATTTTGGGTGACACAGCTGCACAGAAAATAAATACTGTTGTACAACCAGTACAACCAGTACAACCAGTACAACCAGTACAACCAGTACAACCAGTACAACCAGTACAACCAGTACAACCAGTACAACCAGTACAACCAGTACAACCAGTACAACCAGTACAACCAGTACAACCAGTAATTACTCAAAAATCAACAGCAGAAGTTCAAGAGCAACAATCTCAGCCACGTTCTGGCATTAGTCAAGTGGATGGGGTGGAATACGTTGATAGTGAATATTTGGAAGCAAAAGAATTCAATTTAGAAGGAAAAAAACGTTTTTATACGATGCCAGAAGGGATAGTAGATAAAAATCTCGGCAGCGTTCGCTTTCAAAACGTAGAACGTGAAAAAGGGGTAGGGCAGTCAACCTTGAAGGCTTTATTCCAAAAGTCAACTCAACAAGATGTTCCGATCATATTGGCACAAACTTATTATCGGGTTTCGGGCGATGAAACGATAGAAAGTTTGGGGCAACGTTGCTTTAGTGGTAAAAAGCTTAAAAAATCAAAAAAACTTGCATTAAAAAAAGAAGTCAGCTTATGGCCTCGAGCACCCATCACTAAAGATGAATTTGACTATGAAGTTGTGGCAGTCGATGCAGGAATTAAAAATATTCAGCTAAAATCTTTTGCATCTAGCCAAAATAAACCTGTGTTTTATTGGCCGTTTACGGTATTTCTAGACCATAAAGGCTGTGTTTTAGAGGGTGCAGGGGGATTTAAAAATCAAGATGGACAAGGCAATTATTTCCAATATGAGTCCATTGAGGGCATCTTACAGATTCCTGAACAAACAGCATATGTACTTCTTACACCGCTCGCTTCTGCAATTGATGTAGAAGATAAAATGTTGAGTAATCAAGGACAACTAAAATTAACCGCAATTCGATAA
- a CDS encoding outer membrane protein transport protein encodes MKYIRLNPLLAGIILAGYSSVSFAQLGTNLSVDLRSLAMGNAVTADPPGVNSIHFNPAGLTKIDGLQTEQQIVVANFDIQREFSVPAGYNVFGYSDDPLVCNDGPEVSSDLCTDFKDKVTGDVEYASLYVPFLKKMVDLGEGLPLVAPTMGIAYNPPGSKATYATAVYAPLVAGFGHENGNPANFMGQQVALERITYLSPSIGYEVSDQLSIGASIGMSYQAIAMKTDLRFPNELIGMLRMIDEVVCTPFKENSDIITDILLLGICNADEGMNPFGKFGQMQLAVEQNLSPSYNLGVLWEPTEDFSFGLVYQSAAKMRLKGKYHIDNAKAPQEMIKGLMTSPTGQILAAILGFPTYIPSSESGLVSMDFEYPEHIQAGIKYKIMPDLQINVDVGWTNYAAWDQFKFEFDRQISALKIAKLLSANVTDTSLALPLGFESPWNFGVGLEYSATDRLKLRMGYEPRTSAIPDDKRNTMVPINGAQLFGMGVGYRFDADTELDLSIGFLRSKDNIPANTSSLANQTGVNNLLLNPYAGLNVKTDTKITILGLNYRTRW; translated from the coding sequence ATGAAATACATTCGACTTAACCCGCTATTGGCAGGCATTATACTGGCGGGGTATTCATCGGTTTCGTTTGCTCAGTTAGGAACAAACCTTTCTGTAGATTTACGTTCATTGGCTATGGGGAACGCGGTTACAGCAGATCCACCTGGGGTGAACTCGATTCACTTTAACCCGGCAGGCCTGACAAAAATTGATGGTTTGCAAACTGAACAGCAAATTGTGGTGGCAAACTTCGATATTCAGCGTGAGTTCTCTGTACCTGCTGGCTATAACGTCTTTGGTTATTCAGATGATCCATTGGTTTGTAATGATGGGCCTGAAGTATCATCTGATTTGTGCACCGACTTTAAAGATAAAGTGACGGGTGACGTTGAATATGCGAGTCTGTATGTTCCCTTCTTGAAAAAGATGGTTGATTTAGGTGAAGGCTTACCTTTAGTTGCACCCACCATGGGGATCGCTTATAACCCACCGGGTTCAAAAGCCACTTATGCAACTGCTGTTTATGCGCCTTTGGTTGCTGGTTTTGGTCATGAAAATGGTAATCCTGCCAACTTTATGGGGCAACAAGTTGCTCTGGAGCGTATCACGTATTTATCGCCATCGATTGGTTATGAAGTCAGTGATCAGCTATCTATTGGCGCATCCATCGGAATGTCATACCAAGCTATTGCAATGAAAACGGATTTGCGTTTTCCGAATGAGCTGATTGGCATGCTACGCATGATCGATGAGGTCGTTTGTACACCATTTAAAGAAAATTCAGACATCATTACTGACATTTTACTTTTGGGGATCTGTAATGCTGATGAAGGTATGAACCCATTTGGTAAATTTGGTCAGATGCAATTGGCAGTTGAACAAAACTTAAGCCCAAGTTATAACTTGGGGGTACTTTGGGAGCCAACTGAAGATTTTAGCTTTGGTCTGGTTTATCAAAGTGCAGCCAAAATGCGTTTGAAAGGCAAATACCATATTGATAATGCTAAGGCGCCACAGGAAATGATCAAAGGATTGATGACTTCTCCAACAGGGCAGATTCTGGCAGCGATTCTTGGATTCCCTACCTATATTCCATCCAGTGAATCTGGTTTAGTATCAATGGATTTTGAATATCCAGAGCATATTCAGGCTGGCATTAAATACAAAATTATGCCTGATCTGCAAATTAATGTGGATGTGGGCTGGACCAATTATGCGGCGTGGGATCAGTTTAAATTTGAGTTCGACCGGCAAATTTCAGCGCTTAAAATTGCAAAATTATTGTCTGCAAATGTGACTGATACTTCATTAGCGCTTCCTTTAGGCTTTGAGTCACCATGGAACTTTGGTGTGGGACTTGAATATTCAGCGACAGACCGATTAAAGCTGCGTATGGGTTATGAGCCACGTACATCTGCAATTCCAGATGACAAGCGAAATACCATGGTGCCAATTAACGGTGCACAACTTTTTGGTATGGGGGTAGGCTATCGCTTTGATGCAGATACAGAACTTGATTTATCCATTGGTTTCTTGCGCAGTAAGGATAATATCCCAGCAAATACCAGTAGTTTGGCCAACCAAACCGGGGTTAATAATTTATTACTTAACCCATATGCAGGCTTAAATGTCAAAACTGATACCAAAATTACAATTTTAGGTTTGAACTACCGCACACGTTGGTAA